Proteins encoded by one window of Lactobacillus sp. ESL0684:
- a CDS encoding ABC transporter permease, with translation MLKVTAKTRKILVPIISIIAGFLVGAVIMLIWNYNPLTAYSSMFTSALGNLNGIGETIREATPLIFTAVGFAIASSAGFFNIGLPGQAQAGWLTSIWIVLANPHLPKVVLLPLAVIAGGLAGAIVAGIAGYLRAQFGTSEVITTIMLNYIVLYTCQHLMQQVMSSKLRLDTDTTKTIAANGSLKINWLSKLFGDSRINAGIFLALIAVVIFWYLMKKTTTGFEIRAVGANPFASRYAGMSTKKNIILSMLLSGGFAGLGGVVQGLGTYQNYFTQTASLDIGWDGLSVALLGGGTAIGILLASLLFSILKIGGLGMQTIAGIPYEIVSIVIAAIIFFIAIQYVIGLMFKNKQAKSPLVTQSNSAAQSIATKGEE, from the coding sequence TTGCTTAAAGTAACAGCAAAAACCAGAAAAATTTTGGTACCAATTATTTCAATTATAGCTGGCTTTTTAGTTGGAGCAGTTATTATGTTGATTTGGAATTATAATCCGTTAACAGCTTACTCTTCAATGTTTACTAGTGCTTTGGGTAATCTGAATGGAATTGGTGAGACAATTCGTGAAGCTACCCCATTAATTTTTACAGCGGTTGGGTTTGCTATTGCGTCTAGTGCGGGCTTTTTTAATATTGGTTTGCCAGGACAAGCACAGGCTGGTTGGTTGACTTCGATTTGGATCGTTTTAGCTAATCCACATTTACCCAAAGTGGTTTTATTGCCATTGGCAGTGATTGCTGGTGGGCTGGCAGGTGCGATAGTTGCTGGCATTGCTGGCTATTTGCGGGCACAATTTGGCACTAGCGAAGTTATTACCACGATTATGCTTAATTATATTGTGCTCTATACTTGCCAGCACTTAATGCAACAAGTAATGTCTAGCAAATTACGTCTAGATACGGATACGACTAAAACGATTGCCGCTAATGGTAGTTTGAAAATTAATTGGCTGAGCAAGCTATTTGGTGATTCACGGATTAATGCTGGAATTTTTCTAGCCTTGATCGCGGTAGTAATTTTTTGGTATTTGATGAAGAAAACAACTACCGGTTTTGAAATTCGCGCAGTTGGTGCAAATCCATTCGCTAGTCGTTATGCTGGGATGTCAACTAAAAAGAATATTATTTTATCAATGCTCTTGTCAGGTGGCTTTGCTGGATTAGGCGGAGTTGTGCAGGGACTAGGAACTTATCAAAATTATTTTACTCAGACAGCAAGTTTAGATATCGGTTGGGATGGTCTTTCTGTGGCGCTACTCGGTGGTGGAACGGCGATTGGTATTTTGCTAGCCTCCTTATTGTTTTCGATTTTAAAAATTGGCGGTTTAGGAATGCAGACTATCGCCGGGATTCCTTATGAGATTGTTTCAATTGTCATTGCGGCGATTATTTTCTTTATTGCGATTCAGTATGTAATTGGGCTAATGTTTAAAAATAAGCAGGCGAAATCACCACTGGTTACTCAAAGTAACAGTGCTGCGCAATCTATTGCAACTAAAGGAGAAGAATGA